The following DNA comes from Penaeus monodon isolate SGIC_2016 unplaced genomic scaffold, NSTDA_Pmon_1 PmonScaffold_304, whole genome shotgun sequence.
caaatctcaaatgaatgaatcCATCAGGAGCAAATGCATTTTCTTATGAAAGTATGTTGAGAAGCATCTATGCTTGTGAACTTGTGAAGCGGTTGTTGATGTGAGTTATAAGGAATCGTTAGTTGCCACATACTATTCTGTAAAATATAGTAGTAGTGTCAACGGCCAGACTTATGGTAGCGTAGAGTGGTATTTTATGGGTAATCCTGACATAGTAAGACCGCTATACACCATAGAATTGGATTTTCTAATGGTTGTATGGTAGATGGATTGGTAGTTCAGGGGAACTCCAcattccattgaagctacagagtgtgATGTTTATCCTATGGTGTGGATAAGCCTTTGGGGTTTTGCAGGGCACTATAGACAATTTGTCTCGGGGACATAGGGGTTATAATCTATAGTCCTTGTAAACAAGGGCACCATTGTGCCCTGGGCTGGGTCAGGTCAGTCAGGAGAGGCCAGGGCGCTGGCATGGCACTTGTGCCGCAGTTCAGTACTACCTGTCGTCGAACATGGGCGTTCGCAAGGGTTTATCTTGGGTAATCCCGAAATTCCGGTTAAAATCGTACTGAATTCCGTATGACCATACGAAGTAGACGAGACATGGGGTCTACGCTCTTCGTATTCTCCAAGAGGAGAAATTGGACTCGTCAGGAGACGAGAGAATTCCCTTGTATAAGTAAGTAAGAAGTCACACGTAAAATTGGAcgtattattcttataacaaGCACTGAGCCCGCTCCGGGGAGAGTGGATTAAAATTCTATTATCCAGTGGCCTGTATGCAGGAATATATTTGGGTTATATTCCACTTATTAACCTCCTTACTCAAATATTAAGTAGTACCTAGGTAGTACCTGTGTTCAgtgactttggaaaaaaaaaatagacaataaaatGCAAGAGAGTTGCGAGAGCCGTTGGCTTGACTCTACTTGTTGTTTTAAGTGGGAATTTGCAAGTAGGCTGCGAGGGCCGTGTGCCTGGCTGAGACTTGCGATTCCAGGAAGTGATAATACTCAAAACATAAAAGGGATACGGGTCCCTAGGACACTGAAAATTTATGCAGTACTACCAGgcagtgtgagtgtgcgtgcaggAGGGAAACAAAAACCGAAGGTATACAGCTGCGACGGGCAGTGGCGAAGTACCAAGAGTCTGGGACGTGGGCAGAGACGGTTGACGAAATGGAACAGGAAATTGAAGATCTGAGGAGAGAGGTGGATCTGCTGAGAGCTGAGCGAGCTAATCAGCAAGAGGCGGCTCGACATGCGGTGCCAGATTCCGTGGGAGGTGCCGTAAGGGCGACACCAGTGGAAATGGTGCAGAGAAGTCACTGTGTCCCTATgttcaaaggaaaggaagatgaactGACAGGAGGCGAATGGATTACCCGTGTTGAGTCCGAAATAGAACGGACCGCAATCCTGGGAGATGCCGCGAAGGTAAACTTTAGAGTCAGTTACATCCACCCCGACCAGGGGAGGGCAAAGACTGCTCAAATGATGACCTCTTAATATATCTCGTGGGAGGAGTTCAAGAAGGGTATTCTGGCTCAATTCTCCCAGAAGAAGAAGGTTTGGAATGAATGCCTAAGAGATGCCGAAAGATATAGGGATGAGTCCTTCGAAGAGTGGAGGAATAGCGACAGAGCTATCGAAATGAATTTCACTCTTTTAAGAGTGTGGCCTTTTCCAGTGGATATGTTCTTCTCCATAACCAAGAGAACTTTGGCAACAACTATGGTGGGCTGTGCTTTGGATAAGTACAAAATAGGAGAAGAATGGGATATACCAAAGTTAAGGACCACACCATACTCTCAAATCATGGAAGATTTTAGGAGATGGGTGGAAAAGAACCCAGAAAATGATTTACAGTTCCAGTCAACTCTCCGACCTAGATTTAAAACAGGTGATACCGGGAAGGTTCGGTTGGCAACTGTAAGAGAAGAACAACCAAGGGAAACTCAGAAGAGAGATCCCTCTGGGCAGAAGGGAAGTAAGTACTTCTGTGATGTTCATGGTTGGAATAACACACATCCCAAGGACCGATGCTGGAGCCCCAAGAACAGAGGACTACCAGCGGGTGGGAGAACCAAGGTTGGCCAAGGGGTTCAACATTCACGTATGTCGAAGTCAACAGG
Coding sequences within:
- the LOC119570531 gene encoding LOW QUALITY PROTEIN: uncharacterized protein LOC119570531 (The sequence of the model RefSeq protein was modified relative to this genomic sequence to represent the inferred CDS: substituted 1 base at 1 genomic stop codon) — encoded protein: MATGAPADNPITTVSIESVVDVSYKESLVATYYSVKYSSSVNGQTYGSVEWYFMGNPDITICLGDIGVIIYSPCKQGHHCALGWVRSVRRGQGAGMALVPQFSTTCRRTWAFARVYLGTTRQCECACRRETKTEGIQLRRAVAKYQESGTWAETVDEMEQEIEDLRREVDLLRAERANQQEAARHAVPDSVGGAVRATPVEMVQRSHCVPMFKGKEDELTGGEWITRVESEIERTAILGDAAKVNFRVSYIHPDQGRAKTAQMMTSXYISWEEFKKGILAQFSQKKKVWNECLRDAERYRDESFEEWRNSDRAIEMNFTLLRVWPFPVDMFFSITKRTLATTMVGCALDKYKIGEEWDIPKLRTTPYSQIMEDFRRWVEKNPENDLQFQSTLRPRFKTGVQHSRMSKSTGARPKNPVKLKCFFCEEEGHMVINCPLKKSYDASKESKKLFGSVPGGRQRKGIKVKDKMVWAGVECLIIPILASSLPRYLMTKVKVPNSRKSFTAVWDSGASPTLVKYSMYREQEEVKERGHKDPRNLPSPLEPRELLVNGILEGEPVKALGEAQMTFKMGGKVFSHKCYVFQDEIINFPGDCDVPVGSSLMHQYKLLLDFDKWRICQGSKLLQRGIINKEGNKPVRSPHPVNEILEDQNKESKEDLTEDQIDSHEYVVVSLETITTSR